Genomic DNA from Mesorhizobium sp. 131-2-1:
AGAGATTGAAATACCAGCCTCCGATCTCGACCGTTACCGCCTTCGCAAAGGCGACGTCCTCATGAACGAGGGGGGCGACTTCGATAAATTGGGTCGGGGACATGTCTGGTATGGAGAGATCGATCCTTGCATCCACCAGAACCATGTCTTCGCAGTTAGACCAAGAGAGGTCTCGCCCGAATGGCTCAATGCAGTGACCAGTTCAGCGTATGCTCAATTCTATTTCATGAGCCGCTCAAAACAGAGCACAAACTTAGCGTCGATTTCATCCACCAACATCATGGAGTTGCCGCTCGTTCTTCCTTCGCGCGACGAGCAAGTAGAAATCCTTCAACAGGTAGACCGACAGCTCAGCAGGCTCTCGCAGCTTTCCGCTGAATGCAACTTGGCGGTGCAGATTTTGCTGGAGCGCCGAGCATCCCTCATCTCTGCCGCCGTCACCGGCAAGATTGACGTGCGGCCATTTGAAGATCGCAGCCAGGCCGATGCCGCTCCCGCCCAGACAGATCGAAGGGTGTTTGCATGAATGTTTCAAAAGTCATTTCGTCCATCCGGTCCAAGAGCCAGAAGGAGCGCGACACGATGCGCGCCCGTGCGAACGAGGCGTTGGCGAAAGGTTCGGTGGAAGCGAGGCAACTTCTCGATGCTTTGGACCAGTACGAAGCGGAGGAACGGCAGCAGCGTATCGATCATGCAAGCAGCCTTCCAAGGGCACAGCTGGTCATTGAGGCCTTTAAGGGTCACCCGATGACCGAGAACGAACGGAATGTTGTACAGGCCTTGCTCGACAATCCGGGCCTCACGTCCACGGGCCTGAGCGACAAGCTGGGCTGGGGCGGGCAAATCTGGCACAAGAATTTCGGCACCTTGTGCAAAAACCGTATCGGATCACTGTGGCCAGCGCCCTACGCCGAGGAACGTGATGCCGATTTCTATTGTGGCGTCCTCGCCGACCTCTCCGCCGACCATCGCTGGACCATCAAGCCGGAGGCGGCTGAAGGGTTTGCCGCGCTCGGCCTGCGCCCTGCGAAGACGACATGACACTCCACAAGGAAGTCAGTTTCGAGACCGAGATGTGCGAGTATCTCGCCGCCAACGGCTGGCTCTACGCCGAGGGTGACGCCGCCGCCTATGACCGTGCACGCGCGCTCTTTCCCACCGACGTCGTCGCGTGGATCAAGGCCAGCCAGCCGAACGCCTGGGACACGCTGAGCAAATCCCATGGCGCTGCGGCGGAAACGACGCTGCTCGACCGCATCCGCAGGCAGATCGATGAGCGCGGGACGCTCGACGTGCTGCGCCACGGCGTCGAGATGATCGGCCTCAGGGCACCCCTGGCGCTCGCCCAGTTCAAGCCAGCCCTGGCGATGAACGCCGACATCCTCGCCCGCTACCAGGCCAACCGGCTGCGCGTGGTGCGGCAGGTGCGCTATTCGCTCGCCAACGGGAACGCCATCGATCTCGTGCTGTTCTTCAACGGGCTTCCGGTGGCCACTGTCGAGGTGAAGACGGACTTCACGCAATCCGTCACTGACGCGGTGGACCAGTACAAGTTCGACCGCCTACCAAACCCCAAGGGCCAGGCCCCCGAGCCGCTCCTGAGTTTCCCAAGCGGGGCGCTGGTTCACTTCGCGGTCAGCAACGCCGAAGTGATGATGACCACGAGGCTCGAAGGCCCGCAGACGCGCTTCCTGCCCTTCAACAGGGGCAACGACGGCGGCAAGGGAAATCCGCCGAACGCCAAGGGGCACCCGACGGCGTACCTGTGGGAGGACATCTGGCAGCGGGACTCGTGGCTGGAAATCCTCGGGCGCTACATGGTGGCCGAGCGGGACACCAAGAAGAAGATCAAGGGCGTCATCTTCCCGCGCTTCCACCAGCTCGACGCCACGCGCAGGCTCAGGGCCGCAGTGCTGGCCGAGGGTGCTGGCGGCAAATACCTGATCCAGCACTCGGCAGGCTCGGGCAAGACCAACTCGATTGCCTGGTCCGCGCACTTCCTCGCCGACCTTCACGACGACCAGCACAAGAAGGTTTTCGACACAGTTCTGGTTGTGTCCGACCGCAACGTCATCGACACCCAGCTGCAGGAAGCGATCTTCAATTTCGAGCGCACCACCGGCGTGGTCGCGACCATCAAGAGCGAGGGCGGGGCCAAGAGCGGCCAGCTCGCGGAGGCGCTGGCGGGCGGCAAGAAGATCGTCGTCTGCACCATCCAGACCTTCCCCTTCGCCCTTCAGGCCGTGCGGGAGCTTGCGGCATCGCAGGGCAAACGCTTCGCGGTGATCGCCGACGAGGCGCATTCGAGCCAGACCGGCGAGGCCGCTGCCAAGCTCAAGGCCGTTCTTTCGCCCGAGGAGCTTGCCGATCTCGGCGACGGCGGCGAGGTCAGCTCCGAGGACATCCTAGCGGCCCAGATGGCGGCACGCGCCAGCGACAAGGGCATCACCTACGTTGCCTTCACCGCGACACCCAAGGGCAAGACGCTGGAGCTGTTCGGTCGTCGCCCGCATCCCGATCAGCCAGCCAGCGAAACGAACCTGCCAGCCGCCTTCCATGTCTATTCGATGCGGCAGGCCATCGAGGAGGGTTTCATCCTCGACGTGCTGCAAAACTACACGCCCTACAGCCTCGCCTTCAAACTCGCCCATGAGGGCAAGGAGATGGACGACACCGAGGTCGAGCGCAGCGCGGCGGTCAAGTCCCTCATGCGCTGGGTGCGCCTGCACGACTACAACATCAGCCAGAAGGTGCAGATCGTCGTCGAGCATTACCGCTCGCTGGTGCAGCCGCTGCTCGACGGCAAGGCCAAGGCGATGGTGGTGGTGGGCAGCCGCGTCGAGGCCGTGCGCTGGCAACTCGCCATCAACAAGTACATCAGGGACAAGGGCTACCAGCTCGGGACGCTTGTCGCCTTCTCAGGCGAGGTCAACGACCCGGCGAGCGGACCCGACCCCTTCAGCGAGACCAGCCGGGAACTGAACCCCGGCCTGAACGGACGCGACATCCGCGAGGCCTTCAAGTTGCCCGAGTACCACATCCTGCTGGTGGCCAACAAATTCCAGACCGGCTTCGACCAGCCGCTGCTATGCGGCATGTATGTCGACCGGCGGCTGGCTGGCATACAGGCCGTGCAGACGCTGTCGCGGCTCAACCGCGCCCATCCCGGCAAGGACACCACCTACGTCCTCGACTTCGTCAACTCCGGCGACGACATCCTCAAGGCCTTCCAGACCTACTACCAGACCGCCTCGCTTGAGAACGTCACCGACCCGAACCTCGTGTTCGACCTCAGGGCCAAGCTGGACGCCTTGGGGCACTACGACGACTTCGAGGTCGAGCGCGTGGTGAAGGTCGAGCTGGACCCGGCGTCGAAACAAGGCGACCTCGTCGCCGCCATCACGCCCGTCGCCGACCGGCTCCTGAGAGCCTACAGAGACGCTCAGGAGCGACTGCGCATCGCCCGGTCCAGGGATGACGCCAAGGTAGCAAAAGACGCGCAGGAGACGATGGACGCGCTCGTGCTGTTCCGGGCCGACATGGGCGCTTTCGTGCGCCTCTACGCCTTCTTGTCGCAGATTTTCGACTACGGCAACACCGCCATCGAAGGCCGCCACATATTCTACCGCCGCCTCATCCCGCTGCTGGAGTTCGGGCGCGAGCGGCAGGAGATCGACGTGTCGGGGCTGGTGCTGACCCACCACAAGCTGGCCGACAAGGGCAAGCGGACCTTGGCTCTTGGCGGCTTCAGCGAGCCGTTGCAGCCGATCTATGACGCAGGCTCCGGATCGGTTCAGGAGAAGCAGAAGGCTCTGCTGGCCGAGATCGTCGCCAAGCTGAACGACCTGTTTCAGGGCGTGGATGATGAAGACCAGGTTCGCTACGTCATGGGCGATCTCAAGGGCCAGATGCTGAAGT
This window encodes:
- a CDS encoding type I restriction endonuclease subunit R; the encoded protein is MTLHKEVSFETEMCEYLAANGWLYAEGDAAAYDRARALFPTDVVAWIKASQPNAWDTLSKSHGAAAETTLLDRIRRQIDERGTLDVLRHGVEMIGLRAPLALAQFKPALAMNADILARYQANRLRVVRQVRYSLANGNAIDLVLFFNGLPVATVEVKTDFTQSVTDAVDQYKFDRLPNPKGQAPEPLLSFPSGALVHFAVSNAEVMMTTRLEGPQTRFLPFNRGNDGGKGNPPNAKGHPTAYLWEDIWQRDSWLEILGRYMVAERDTKKKIKGVIFPRFHQLDATRRLRAAVLAEGAGGKYLIQHSAGSGKTNSIAWSAHFLADLHDDQHKKVFDTVLVVSDRNVIDTQLQEAIFNFERTTGVVATIKSEGGAKSGQLAEALAGGKKIVVCTIQTFPFALQAVRELAASQGKRFAVIADEAHSSQTGEAAAKLKAVLSPEELADLGDGGEVSSEDILAAQMAARASDKGITYVAFTATPKGKTLELFGRRPHPDQPASETNLPAAFHVYSMRQAIEEGFILDVLQNYTPYSLAFKLAHEGKEMDDTEVERSAAVKSLMRWVRLHDYNISQKVQIVVEHYRSLVQPLLDGKAKAMVVVGSRVEAVRWQLAINKYIRDKGYQLGTLVAFSGEVNDPASGPDPFSETSRELNPGLNGRDIREAFKLPEYHILLVANKFQTGFDQPLLCGMYVDRRLAGIQAVQTLSRLNRAHPGKDTTYVLDFVNSGDDILKAFQTYYQTASLENVTDPNLVFDLRAKLDALGHYDDFEVERVVKVELDPASKQGDLVAAITPVADRLLRAYRDAQERLRIARSRDDAKVAKDAQETMDALVLFRADMGAFVRLYAFLSQIFDYGNTAIEGRHIFYRRLIPLLEFGRERQEIDVSGLVLTHHKLADKGKRTLALGGFSEPLQPIYDAGSGSVQEKQKALLAEIVAKLNDLFQGVDDEDQVRYVMGDLKGQMLKSDTLIEQAANNTKEQFANSTDILKCIVNAIMDADETHSNLGKQALGSAKIREGLKEILLGPGRLWEDLRSKEPTT